In Hahella sp. HNIBRBA332, the genomic window CTTCCGTCCCAGCCCATCGCCCTGGTTCCAGGAGTTTGGCATTGATGTCGATAACGGCGGACGGGTCATCGCGCCGGAGCAGCAGCAATACAAGTTCCAGACCACTAATCCGAAAGTGTTTTCCGGCGGAGACATGGTGCGTGGCTCCGACCTGGTAGTCACCGCTATTTGGGAAGGCAGACAGGCTGGCGAAGGCATTCTCGATTATCTGGAAGTATGACGCCGTGAAGTGATTGATTAACAATCAAAAAGCTTCAGACGTATGAAAAGGCATGGTTTTCCATGCCTTTTTTGTTGGGGGCGAACGTGGTATATGTGCTGCTCTCAAATTCTGGAACCCTGGAGACGTCATGTCAGAACTGAAGAATGATCGATTTTTACGCGCATTGATGAGACAGCCGGTGGACGTTACACCGGTGTGGATGATGCGCCAGGCCGGGCGTTACTTACCTGAATATAGGGCTTCCAGGGCTCGTGCAGGCAGCTTCATGGACCTGTGTAAAAATGCGGAATTCGCCTGTGAAGTCACGCTGCAGCCACTGGAGCGTTTTGAGCTTGATGCGGCGATTCTTTTCTCTGACATCCTCACTATTCCTGACGCCATGGGGCTGGGCCTGTACTTCGAAACTGGAGAAGGCCCCCGTTTCAAAAAGACGGTAAGAACGGAAGCGGACGTCAACGCGCTGCATATGCCAGACGCGGACACGGATCTCGGCTATGTCATGAACGCCGTACGCACCATTCGCCGGGAGTTGAACGGCCGCGTTCCCCTGATCGGCTTTTCCGGCAGCCCCTGGACCCTGGCTACTTATATGGTGGAGGGCGGCTCAAGCAAGGACTTCCGTGAAATCAAAAAGCTCGCATACGGACAACCGGAATTGTTGCATTTGTTGCTGGATAAACTGGCGGATTCCGTAGCGGATTACCTGAACGCGCAAATTCGCGCGGGCGCGCAGGCCGTGCAGATTTTTGATACTTGGGGCGGCGCTCTGACTGCGGCGGGATACCTTGAGTTTTCGCTGGCCTATATGAAAAAGATCGTGTCGAAACTGCAGCGCGA contains:
- the hemE gene encoding uroporphyrinogen decarboxylase, with product MSELKNDRFLRALMRQPVDVTPVWMMRQAGRYLPEYRASRARAGSFMDLCKNAEFACEVTLQPLERFELDAAILFSDILTIPDAMGLGLYFETGEGPRFKKTVRTEADVNALHMPDADTDLGYVMNAVRTIRRELNGRVPLIGFSGSPWTLATYMVEGGSSKDFREIKKLAYGQPELLHLLLDKLADSVADYLNAQIRAGAQAVQIFDTWGGALTAAGYLEFSLAYMKKIVSKLQREAEGRPVPVILFTKNGGQWLEHIADAGADALGLDWTTEIGDARRRVGDRVALQGNMDPATLYAPPAAIRDQVSRILASFGSGEGHVFNLGHGITPDVDPEHAKVFIDAVHELSAPYHQNA